A region of Candidatus Binatia bacterium DNA encodes the following proteins:
- a CDS encoding DNA internalization-related competence protein ComEC/Rec2: MTCARPLSARRPLARSAMLPLVAVGLLVGQALPEDDLLTALLVAGVLAAPTLLLRHRRLGTAALLLLVPASIGRAQIAWEDARRDARLANVAEEVCELHGRVVAVRLGPSRGGTRATLDLELRGSPPFADGERVRLTVWSTERTWRVGESVRARASPRAPRGFCNQGTDGYARWCWRSGIVALASVPNDAAVEVEPRSENALALDTWIDDARTSIGAALERAVTDHAQRSILRALVLGDQREIPRDVRDAYARTGTAHVLSVSGLHIALVATSVYVALAWLLARWPWLALRVLVVRVAALAAIPPALAYTALSGGAVATLRALAMAAIGLGAVSLVRRPDVWTALAAAAIALALSDPGVASEASFQLSFASVAALVVAGERLQRLRLEHASPWLAGERLVGRVVAVLLAAVVASLAATLATAPLTAFHFGSVALVGVVANLVVVPLVGWLALLLGLVGATVSFVSPAVGEPLLWLGGLAIAPANRFVAWLAAQPWCALDVSLASPATVIGLLALLVAARPNAAGRRALLALAAIALAAGLASERPWRRELVVRFLDVGQGDAALVVLPGSAGALLIDAGGLGGAFDTGERVVLPALRRAAVRRLDALVLSHPDFDHYGGMAAVARGVRVAELWSSGRRARAPAFEDLLATLHGAGARARTLARGDVPSAARAGAEVAVLHPPAQLRNASENDASLVLRVTFGATRVLFTGDVEEHAEAALAGARDAVAATVLKVPHHGSRTSSTRAFLAASRPSLAVAMLGWRNRFGFPAPAVRERHAAFGAAWRETAAHGEVVVVSDGQLERVRLCR, encoded by the coding sequence GTGACGTGCGCCCGTCCGCTGTCGGCACGCCGACCGCTCGCGCGAAGCGCGATGCTGCCGCTGGTCGCGGTGGGCCTGCTCGTCGGACAAGCGCTGCCGGAGGACGACCTGCTGACCGCGCTGCTCGTCGCCGGCGTCCTCGCGGCGCCGACGCTCTTGCTCCGCCACCGCCGGCTCGGGACCGCGGCTCTGCTGCTGCTGGTGCCGGCGTCGATCGGTCGCGCCCAGATCGCCTGGGAGGACGCGCGCCGAGATGCGCGGCTGGCGAACGTCGCGGAAGAGGTCTGCGAGCTTCACGGACGCGTGGTCGCGGTCCGTCTCGGACCGTCGCGCGGCGGGACGCGCGCGACGCTCGACCTCGAGCTGCGCGGGTCGCCGCCGTTCGCCGACGGCGAGCGCGTGCGGCTCACGGTCTGGAGCACCGAGCGAACCTGGCGGGTCGGGGAGAGCGTCCGTGCTCGCGCGTCGCCGCGGGCGCCGCGCGGCTTCTGCAACCAGGGCACGGACGGCTACGCGCGCTGGTGCTGGCGCAGCGGCATCGTCGCGCTCGCGTCCGTGCCGAACGACGCCGCGGTCGAGGTCGAACCGCGTAGCGAGAACGCGCTCGCGCTCGACACCTGGATCGACGACGCGCGCACGTCGATCGGCGCCGCGCTCGAGCGCGCGGTGACCGACCATGCGCAGCGCAGCATCCTGCGCGCGCTCGTCCTCGGCGACCAGCGCGAGATCCCGCGCGACGTCCGGGACGCCTACGCTCGCACCGGCACGGCGCACGTCCTCTCCGTGTCCGGGCTGCACATCGCGCTGGTCGCGACCTCGGTCTACGTCGCGCTCGCCTGGCTGCTCGCGCGCTGGCCGTGGCTCGCGTTGCGCGTCCTGGTCGTCCGCGTGGCGGCGCTTGCGGCGATCCCGCCAGCGCTCGCCTACACGGCGCTCAGCGGCGGCGCGGTCGCGACGCTGCGCGCGCTCGCCATGGCGGCCATCGGGCTCGGCGCCGTGTCCCTCGTGCGACGTCCCGACGTGTGGACGGCGCTCGCGGCGGCGGCGATCGCGCTCGCGTTGAGCGATCCCGGCGTCGCCTCGGAGGCGTCGTTTCAGCTGTCGTTCGCGTCGGTGGCGGCGCTGGTCGTCGCGGGCGAGCGTCTGCAGCGGCTGCGCCTGGAGCACGCGAGCCCATGGCTCGCGGGCGAGCGGCTCGTGGGACGCGTCGTCGCGGTGCTGCTCGCCGCGGTCGTCGCGTCGCTCGCGGCGACGCTGGCGACGGCGCCGCTCACCGCGTTCCACTTCGGCTCGGTGGCGCTCGTCGGCGTGGTGGCGAACCTCGTGGTCGTGCCGCTCGTGGGATGGCTCGCGCTGCTGCTCGGGCTCGTCGGCGCGACGGTGTCGTTCGTGTCGCCCGCCGTCGGCGAGCCGTTGCTGTGGCTCGGTGGCCTCGCGATCGCGCCGGCGAACCGCTTCGTCGCCTGGCTCGCGGCGCAGCCGTGGTGCGCGCTCGACGTCTCGCTCGCTTCGCCGGCGACGGTGATCGGGCTTCTCGCCTTGCTCGTCGCGGCGCGACCCAACGCCGCCGGACGACGGGCGTTGCTCGCGCTCGCGGCGATTGCGCTCGCGGCCGGTCTCGCGAGCGAGCGGCCGTGGCGACGCGAGCTCGTGGTGCGCTTCCTCGACGTGGGGCAGGGCGACGCCGCGCTCGTCGTCCTGCCGGGAAGCGCAGGCGCGCTGCTCATCGACGCCGGCGGGCTCGGCGGCGCGTTCGACACCGGCGAGCGGGTCGTGCTGCCGGCGCTGCGGCGTGCGGCGGTACGGCGTCTCGACGCGCTCGTGCTCTCGCACCCCGACTTCGACCACTACGGCGGGATGGCGGCGGTGGCGCGCGGCGTGCGCGTCGCGGAGCTGTGGTCGTCGGGAAGAAGAGCGCGCGCGCCGGCGTTCGAGGATCTGCTCGCGACGCTGCATGGGGCGGGTGCGCGAGCGCGGACGCTCGCGCGCGGCGACGTGCCGAGCGCGGCGCGCGCGGGCGCCGAGGTCGCGGTCCTGCACCCGCCCGCGCAGCTCCGGAACGCGTCCGAGAACGACGCCTCGCTGGTCCTGCGCGTGACCTTCGGCGCGACCCGCGTGCTGTTCACCGGCGACGTCGAGGAGCACGCGGAGGCGGCGCTCGCCGGGGCGCGCGACGCCGTCGCCGCGACGGTGCTCAAGGTGCCGCACCACGGCAGCCGCACGTCGAGCACGCGGGCGTTTCTCGCCGCGAGCCGTCCGTCGCTCGCGGTCGCGATGCTCGGCTGGCGCAACCGCTTCGGCTTTCCGGCGCCCGCGGTGCGCGAGCGTCACGCGGCCTTCGGCGCCGCCTGGCGCGAGACCGCCGCGCACGGCGAGGTCGTGGTCGTGTCCGACGGCCAGCTCGAGCGCGTGCGCCTCTGCCGCTGA
- a CDS encoding GNAT family N-acetyltransferase, with translation MSAAEAVTKVRSGDHIFIGSGCAEPQMLVRALAENQAVVAGEIMHILTLGVAPYADPRFPTRFRHNAFFIGANVRDAVHAGHADYTPVFLSEIPGLFRSGRLRVDVALIQVSPPDRAGYVSLGISVDVVKSAIESADVVLAEVNPNMPRTHGDSFVHVSEIDALVECDAPLLELPSTPPDDVCKEIARNVSSLIPDGATLQMGIGEVPQALTPLLGDKHDLGVHTEMFSDGIVPLIEGGVITGRRKTIHKGKVVASFCMGSRKLYDYVDDNPLFEFLGVDFVNDPFVIAQHDDMIAINSALQVDLTGQVCADSIGHKFFSGIGGQVDFIRGARRSRRGKPIIAMRSTAENGAVSRIVPVLSEGSGIVVTRGDVHYVVTEYGVANLHGRTVRERALALISIAHPDFRSELLNAAKERRFVMPSQIPLPEQALPYPTSVVTESTLKDGRRILFRPLRPDDERALRDFFHSHSDETIYLRYGTPLKRLTDAQVQRFVTLDYDQRMAIGGFVASGAEDTGELDHLVAVARYDLDPKTNLAECAFVVHDDFQNQGIGTKLLHLLMDYARSRQIEGFTAQVLARNARMLHVFGRWCSPMTSRLHEGCYELTFRFNEIDKARRQEQRADTPTPR, from the coding sequence ATGTCGGCCGCCGAGGCCGTCACCAAGGTCCGCTCCGGCGACCACATCTTCATCGGCTCGGGGTGCGCCGAGCCGCAAATGCTCGTCCGAGCGCTCGCCGAGAACCAGGCGGTGGTCGCCGGCGAGATCATGCACATCCTGACGCTCGGAGTGGCGCCCTACGCCGACCCGCGCTTCCCGACCCGCTTCCGCCACAACGCGTTCTTCATCGGCGCCAACGTCCGTGACGCGGTGCACGCGGGTCACGCCGACTACACGCCGGTCTTCCTTTCCGAGATCCCGGGCCTGTTCCGCAGCGGACGCCTGCGCGTCGACGTTGCGCTGATCCAGGTCTCGCCGCCCGACCGCGCGGGCTACGTCAGCCTCGGCATCTCGGTCGACGTGGTGAAGAGCGCGATCGAGTCCGCCGACGTCGTGCTCGCCGAGGTCAACCCGAACATGCCGCGGACGCACGGCGACAGCTTCGTGCACGTCAGCGAGATCGACGCGCTGGTCGAGTGCGACGCGCCGCTGCTCGAGCTGCCGAGCACGCCGCCCGACGACGTCTGCAAGGAGATCGCGCGCAACGTCTCGAGCCTGATCCCCGACGGCGCCACGCTGCAGATGGGGATCGGCGAGGTCCCGCAGGCGCTCACGCCGCTCCTCGGCGACAAGCACGACCTCGGCGTGCACACCGAGATGTTCTCGGACGGCATCGTCCCGCTCATCGAGGGCGGGGTCATCACGGGACGGCGCAAGACGATCCACAAGGGCAAGGTCGTGGCGTCGTTCTGCATGGGCAGCCGGAAGCTCTACGACTACGTCGACGACAATCCGTTGTTCGAGTTCCTCGGCGTCGACTTCGTGAACGACCCGTTCGTGATCGCGCAGCACGACGACATGATCGCGATCAACTCGGCGTTACAGGTCGACCTCACGGGCCAAGTGTGCGCGGACTCGATTGGCCACAAGTTCTTCAGCGGCATCGGCGGCCAGGTCGACTTCATCCGCGGCGCGCGACGCTCGCGTCGCGGCAAGCCGATCATCGCGATGCGCTCGACCGCCGAGAACGGCGCCGTGTCGCGCATCGTCCCGGTGCTGAGCGAGGGCTCGGGCATCGTCGTCACGCGCGGCGACGTACACTACGTCGTCACCGAGTACGGCGTCGCGAACCTGCACGGCCGCACCGTGCGCGAGCGCGCGCTCGCGCTGATCTCGATCGCGCACCCCGACTTCCGCTCGGAGCTGCTGAACGCGGCGAAGGAGCGGCGCTTCGTCATGCCGTCGCAGATCCCGCTGCCCGAGCAGGCGCTGCCCTACCCGACCAGCGTCGTCACGGAATCGACCCTGAAGGACGGGCGCCGCATCCTGTTCCGTCCGCTGCGGCCCGACGACGAGCGCGCGCTGCGCGACTTCTTCCACTCGCACTCCGACGAGACGATCTACCTGCGCTACGGCACGCCGCTGAAGCGGCTCACCGACGCGCAGGTCCAGCGCTTCGTCACCCTCGACTACGACCAGCGCATGGCGATCGGTGGCTTCGTCGCAAGCGGCGCGGAAGACACGGGCGAGCTCGACCACCTGGTCGCCGTCGCGCGCTACGACCTCGACCCGAAGACCAACCTCGCCGAGTGCGCCTTCGTCGTCCACGACGACTTCCAGAACCAGGGGATCGGCACCAAGCTGCTCCACCTCCTGATGGACTACGCGCGCAGCCGGCAGATCGAGGGCTTCACGGCGCAGGTCCTCGCGCGCAACGCGCGCATGCTGCACGTCTTCGGCCGCTGGTGCTCGCCGATGACGAGCCGTCTGCACGAAGGCTGCTACGAGCTCACCTTCCGCTTCAACGAGATCGACAAGGCGCGGCGCCAGGAGCAGCGCGCCGACACCCCCACGCCACGCTGA
- a CDS encoding Rne/Rng family ribonuclease has protein sequence MQKRIIINSSAIETRVALVEGTAVAELHVESGGEHSIVGNIYKGKVLRVLPGMQAAFVDIGLDKAAFMHVSDFWRAPDSDATATEGTDTPSGELATDIELEASLAAYAEDLEPEEALASQTEVESTEGASAPASDEGMPSADDAAATDTTASPDATTEAATAVDADADAASSETDPAAPAEDASSDTARPKAREDVPMPSIEEVLTKGQEILVQVSKEPIGSKGARITSHISLPGRYVVYMPTTDHIGVSRRIEDEKERQRLRDIVANGRPKGAGGFIVRTACEGVSKREIVADMRFLSRLWTSIVKKSEKTAAPALLHADLDIVLRAVRDLFTSDVRQVVLDRPEDHKRVIEFVDSVLQPKLKSRVEMYDGVEPIFDHFGIENQVNRALERRVWLKSGGYLVFDQTEALTTIDVNTGRFVGKKTHEETVLKTNLEAARVAIDQLRLRNIGGIIIIDFIDMEKAANRKKVSEALAEAVKRDKARTNILRISELGLVQMTRKRTRDNLRQLITTPCPTCNGDGRLKSVGTLAAEALRVIRRHVAAAPEAERVTATLPPEVAAALQGPLRAGVEELESKLQIRITIRADAKLPRNHCEVQVSASTRKASGSNELPMLPAAAGPAANEP, from the coding sequence GTGCAGAAGCGCATCATCATCAATTCCTCGGCCATCGAGACGCGGGTCGCCCTCGTCGAGGGGACGGCCGTCGCCGAGCTGCACGTCGAGAGCGGCGGCGAGCACTCGATCGTCGGCAACATCTACAAGGGCAAGGTGCTCCGGGTGCTGCCCGGCATGCAGGCGGCGTTCGTCGACATCGGGCTCGACAAGGCCGCGTTCATGCACGTGTCCGACTTCTGGCGCGCCCCGGACAGCGACGCCACCGCCACCGAGGGCACCGACACGCCGAGCGGCGAGCTCGCGACCGACATCGAGCTCGAAGCGTCGCTCGCCGCCTACGCGGAGGACCTCGAGCCGGAGGAAGCGCTCGCCTCGCAGACGGAGGTCGAGTCGACGGAAGGCGCGAGCGCTCCCGCGAGCGACGAGGGCATGCCGAGCGCCGACGACGCCGCTGCTACCGACACCACGGCATCGCCCGACGCCACGACCGAGGCCGCAACGGCGGTCGACGCCGACGCCGATGCTGCGTCGTCGGAAACCGATCCGGCCGCGCCGGCGGAGGACGCGAGCTCCGACACCGCGCGTCCCAAGGCGCGCGAGGACGTTCCGATGCCGAGCATCGAGGAGGTCCTCACCAAGGGCCAGGAGATCCTCGTCCAGGTGTCCAAGGAGCCGATCGGCTCGAAGGGCGCGCGGATCACGTCGCACATCTCGCTGCCCGGCCGCTACGTCGTCTACATGCCGACGACCGACCACATCGGCGTGTCGCGGCGCATCGAAGACGAGAAGGAGCGTCAGCGCCTGCGCGACATCGTCGCCAACGGGCGCCCGAAGGGAGCCGGGGGTTTCATCGTCCGCACGGCCTGCGAGGGCGTCAGCAAGCGCGAGATCGTCGCCGACATGCGCTTCCTGTCGCGGCTCTGGACGAGCATCGTCAAGAAGAGCGAGAAGACCGCCGCGCCCGCGCTGCTGCACGCCGACCTCGACATCGTGCTGCGCGCCGTGCGCGACCTCTTCACCAGCGACGTCCGTCAGGTGGTCCTCGACCGTCCGGAGGATCACAAGCGGGTGATCGAGTTCGTCGACAGCGTGCTGCAGCCGAAGCTCAAGTCACGCGTCGAGATGTACGACGGGGTCGAGCCGATCTTCGACCACTTCGGCATCGAGAACCAGGTCAACCGCGCGCTGGAGCGACGCGTCTGGCTGAAGTCGGGCGGCTACCTGGTGTTCGACCAGACGGAGGCGCTCACCACCATCGACGTCAACACCGGCCGCTTCGTTGGCAAGAAGACGCACGAGGAGACGGTCCTCAAGACCAACCTGGAGGCCGCGCGGGTCGCGATCGATCAGCTGCGCCTGCGCAACATCGGCGGCATCATCATCATCGACTTCATCGACATGGAGAAGGCCGCCAACCGCAAGAAGGTGAGCGAGGCCCTGGCCGAGGCGGTCAAGCGCGACAAGGCGCGCACCAACATCCTGCGCATCTCGGAGCTCGGCCTGGTGCAGATGACGCGCAAGCGGACCCGCGACAACCTCCGCCAGCTCATCACCACGCCCTGCCCGACGTGCAACGGCGACGGGCGTCTCAAGTCGGTCGGCACGCTCGCCGCCGAGGCGCTGCGGGTGATCCGTCGGCACGTCGCCGCGGCGCCCGAAGCGGAGCGCGTGACCGCCACCCTGCCGCCCGAGGTCGCGGCCGCGCTGCAGGGGCCGCTGCGCGCCGGCGTCGAGGAGCTCGAGAGCAAGCTCCAGATCCGCATCACGATCCGCGCCGACGCCAAGCTGCCGCGCAACCACTGCGAGGTTCAGGTCAGCGCGTCGACCCGCAAGGCGAGCGGCTCGAACGAGCTGCCGATGCTGCCCGCGGCCGCGGGTCCCGCGGCCAACGAGCCCTGA